The Streptomyces sp. NBC_01353 genome contains a region encoding:
- a CDS encoding LysE family translocator → MAMSTALWSFALVVGLLTLTPGLDTALVLRTAALGRRTRAWGVVLGIQTGTLIWGTLTSLGVTAVLTASHLAYEILRWAGAAYLLWMAGRMIVDTFRGRRAEIDPEQQLTGVDTLSGGWRQGTLTNLLNPKVGVFYVAVLPQFIPEGAPHFTMGLLLTAVHITLGMIWSTVLIASASALGTWLRKPRSRRILDRVTGTVIAAFAVRLALTD, encoded by the coding sequence ATGGCAATGAGCACCGCGCTGTGGTCCTTCGCTCTGGTCGTCGGACTCCTCACACTCACCCCCGGCCTCGACACGGCCCTCGTCCTGCGTACCGCCGCCCTCGGCCGACGCACCCGTGCCTGGGGGGTCGTCCTGGGCATCCAGACGGGCACGCTCATCTGGGGCACCCTCACCTCGCTCGGCGTGACGGCGGTTCTGACCGCCTCCCACCTCGCCTACGAGATCCTTCGCTGGGCCGGCGCCGCCTACCTGCTGTGGATGGCCGGCCGCATGATCGTCGACACCTTCCGCGGCAGGCGCGCGGAGATCGATCCGGAGCAGCAGCTGACGGGGGTCGACACGCTCTCCGGCGGCTGGCGTCAGGGAACCCTGACCAACCTCCTCAACCCCAAGGTGGGCGTCTTCTACGTCGCCGTCCTGCCCCAGTTCATCCCCGAAGGCGCCCCCCACTTCACCATGGGGCTGCTGCTGACGGCGGTCCACATCACCCTCGGCATGATCTGGTCGACCGTCCTGATCGCCTCCGCGTCCGCCCTCGGCACCTGGCTGCGCAAGCCGCGCTCCCGCAGGATCCTCGACCGGGTGACGGGCACGGTCATCGCGGCCTTCGCCGTGCGCCTGGCCCTCACCGACTGA
- a CDS encoding hydrophobic protein translates to MVPLLLVLLLILVLFGAGFAAEVLWYIAIAVLVLWVLGFFMRAGSARWYRW, encoded by the coding sequence ATGGTCCCGCTTCTGCTCGTACTCCTGTTGATCCTCGTCCTCTTCGGAGCCGGATTCGCCGCGGAGGTGCTCTGGTACATCGCCATCGCCGTGTTGGTGCTCTGGGTGCTGGGCTTCTTCATGCGCGCCGGGAGCGCACGCTGGTACCGCTGGTGA
- a CDS encoding VOC family protein: MTVRLITIKGDYYGLTEGDVALARQISVVAQTLRIPSDPSAVQTVQVTVDALAGPEVVAFWRALLGYEDRANSPEDLIDPQRRGAPFHLQQMDAPRPQRNRVHVDVWVPYDLAEKRIAAAIAAGGRLVPDAHAPSHWVLADPEGNEACVGAAGWTGRARPTP; encoded by the coding sequence GTGACCGTGCGACTGATCACGATCAAGGGCGACTATTACGGGCTGACCGAGGGGGATGTCGCGCTGGCGCGGCAGATCTCTGTGGTGGCCCAAACGTTGCGCATACCCTCCGACCCGTCCGCCGTGCAGACCGTGCAGGTCACCGTCGACGCCCTCGCGGGACCGGAGGTCGTGGCGTTCTGGCGCGCCCTGCTCGGATATGAGGACCGCGCGAACAGCCCTGAGGACCTGATCGACCCGCAGCGCCGCGGGGCGCCGTTCCACCTCCAGCAGATGGACGCACCGCGCCCGCAGCGCAACCGGGTCCACGTCGACGTCTGGGTGCCGTACGACCTCGCCGAGAAGCGGATCGCCGCGGCGATCGCCGCCGGCGGCCGACTGGTGCCCGACGCCCACGCGCCGTCGCACTGGGTGCTCGCCGATCCCGAGGGCAACGAAGCCTGTGTCGGTGCGGCGGGCTGGACGGGGCGGGCACGTCCTACGCCGTAA
- a CDS encoding diacylglycerol kinase family protein: MRGSGRHRGAARLLARCALLTLTAAVVVLFLALGQAGPMVLLTGLGGFVVTAVGLWWLLAGRGPLRLLGALLAIAAPVGVLIHYVQRGVWGNALIALALYGLALICARAAMRATGKAYVMRGKTRPLPRRPVLIMNPKSGGGKVGRFGLVERAEQLGATVHLLDTQGGTDVEALAREAVADGADLLGVAGGDGTQALVAGVAAEHDLPFLVISAGTRNHFALDLGLDRTDPARCLDALTDGEELRIDLGVVSGRPFVNTVSFGVYADIVQRPEYRDAKTGTALNLLPDLLQESSRRLDATAGEKRLTAQQAILVTNNPYAAPDLMATGLRTRLDRGKLGVIGLRVEGVAHAAELAVRGRRSQGLNLLTARRVEVTAGTDTVPVAVDGEALTLPTPVVCTVRPGALRVLVPRHRPGTVAPSSPLNWRWVTALALGRAR; this comes from the coding sequence GTGCGTGGTTCCGGACGGCACAGGGGAGCGGCCCGGCTCCTGGCCCGCTGTGCGCTGCTGACGCTCACGGCGGCCGTCGTCGTGCTGTTCCTGGCGCTGGGTCAGGCCGGGCCGATGGTCCTCCTGACCGGGCTCGGCGGCTTCGTCGTCACCGCCGTGGGGCTGTGGTGGCTGCTCGCCGGCCGTGGACCGCTCAGGCTGCTCGGCGCGTTGCTCGCGATCGCCGCACCCGTGGGCGTACTGATCCATTACGTCCAGAGAGGAGTCTGGGGCAACGCGCTCATCGCCCTCGCGTTGTACGGCCTGGCCCTGATCTGCGCGCGGGCCGCGATGCGCGCCACCGGCAAGGCCTACGTCATGCGCGGCAAGACCCGGCCGCTGCCCCGTCGTCCCGTACTGATCATGAACCCGAAGTCCGGCGGCGGAAAGGTCGGCCGCTTCGGACTCGTGGAGCGCGCCGAGCAGCTGGGCGCTACGGTGCACCTCCTCGACACCCAGGGCGGGACCGACGTGGAGGCGCTGGCCCGCGAGGCCGTCGCCGACGGGGCCGATCTGCTAGGGGTGGCGGGCGGTGACGGCACCCAGGCGTTGGTCGCCGGTGTGGCCGCCGAGCACGACCTGCCCTTCCTGGTGATCTCCGCCGGTACGCGCAACCACTTCGCCCTGGACCTCGGCCTCGACCGTACGGACCCGGCCCGGTGTCTCGACGCCCTGACCGACGGAGAGGAACTCCGGATCGACCTCGGCGTCGTCAGCGGGCGGCCCTTCGTCAACACCGTGTCGTTCGGGGTGTACGCGGACATCGTCCAGCGTCCCGAGTACCGTGACGCGAAGACGGGAACCGCCCTCAACCTCCTGCCCGACCTGCTCCAGGAAAGCAGCCGGCGCCTGGACGCGACCGCCGGTGAGAAGCGGCTCACCGCACAGCAGGCGATCCTGGTCACGAACAACCCCTACGCCGCGCCCGATCTGATGGCCACGGGCCTCCGGACGCGGCTCGACCGCGGGAAGCTCGGTGTGATCGGCCTTCGCGTGGAAGGCGTGGCCCATGCGGCCGAACTCGCCGTGCGGGGACGGCGCTCGCAGGGACTCAACCTCCTGACGGCCCGGCGCGTGGAGGTCACGGCCGGAACCGACACCGTCCCCGTCGCGGTGGACGGCGAGGCACTGACCCTGCCGACCCCGGTCGTCTGCACCGTCCGCCCGGGTGCCCTGCGCGTCCTCGTCCCCCGCCATCGGCCCGGGACCGTGGCACCGAGCTCGCCCCTGAACTGGCGGTGGGTCACCGCACTCGCCCTGGGACGTGCCCGGTGA
- a CDS encoding phosphatase PAP2 family protein — MGGTPADTNGRRGPRALRRSIAAALHDLRVVDGAVYAAVAATPTPTLDMGLRRLSTAADHSKISLGVAAALAVVPGRPRRAALAGVGAIAVASAVANLVGKRVVRRRRPDREAARVAVGRHVPMPASASFPSGHTASAVAFATAVGVVLPVAAVPLGVLASAVGYSRVHTGVHYPGDVAAGAVLGVASAATVLAVGASWTAVRPAEGTALVHGGLVGRLGIV, encoded by the coding sequence ATGGGCGGCACCCCCGCCGACACGAACGGGCGGCGCGGGCCCCGGGCTCTGCGGCGGAGTATCGCCGCGGCGCTCCACGACCTGCGCGTCGTCGACGGCGCCGTGTACGCGGCGGTGGCCGCGACCCCCACGCCCACGCTCGACATGGGACTGCGGCGGCTGTCCACGGCGGCCGACCACTCCAAGATCTCGCTCGGCGTCGCCGCCGCGCTCGCCGTCGTCCCCGGGCGACCCCGGCGGGCGGCGCTCGCGGGGGTCGGGGCGATCGCGGTGGCCTCGGCCGTGGCCAATCTGGTCGGCAAGCGTGTGGTCCGCCGGAGGCGGCCCGACCGGGAGGCGGCCCGGGTGGCCGTCGGTCGGCACGTCCCCATGCCGGCGTCGGCCTCGTTCCCCTCCGGACACACCGCCTCGGCCGTCGCGTTCGCCACTGCCGTCGGAGTCGTCCTGCCCGTGGCCGCGGTGCCGCTCGGCGTACTCGCGAGTGCCGTGGGCTACTCCCGCGTCCACACGGGCGTGCACTATCCCGGCGATGTGGCCGCGGGCGCGGTGCTCGGCGTCGCGAGCGCGGCCACGGTGCTTGCCGTCGGGGCGTCCTGGACCGCGGTCCGGCCCGCCGAAGGGACGGCGCTCGTCCACGGTGGGCTGGTGGGCCGGCTGGGCATCGTGTGA